In Musa acuminata AAA Group cultivar baxijiao chromosome BXJ3-9, Cavendish_Baxijiao_AAA, whole genome shotgun sequence, a single genomic region encodes these proteins:
- the LOC103998567 gene encoding clathrin interactor EPSIN 2 isoform X2 — protein MKKVFGQTVRDLKREVNKKVLKVPNIEQKILDATSNESWGPHGSLLADIAQATRNYHEYQMIMNVIWKRINDTGKNWRHVYKALTVLEYLVAHGSERVIDEIREHVYQISTLSDFQYIDSSGRDQGNNVRRKSQSLVVLVNDKERIYELRQKGAASRDKYRGAGSTGRPGGYSDHCEDDRYESRNASRDEDRYGNGKEREWGYKDDDRYNRDRDSYGREGDRSSVYSDEHHGRDGFRDDDSRGGHGNDDYQDGSRNRSIDDDDRYSSRSGGGRSDSVPPEERQLERRPSEQSISAPPSYEEATRDAQTNMQEARNGDEFVATAPRASSPHAPKPSSPSESTTQGSPFAPTDGSPLKSTIQGLGHAPVGASASANNTDKNVFEDFDPRGSVSVASPAVGPPAASSLEMDLFGSASALDSIYSLDMMPLPTATNGTGVDLPTNSDLGADFMVMSSGAMSQHGENPFGDLPFIAIHENSSNQLESFAHVTSFNSSISTGGAEIFPPEASEIQTATDFDFDAAFGVTCNPPLDGQQSSYGSPAILTQEAPLTQASNDISGMLATQTGSAALNPMQEAQPAAPADAQQNIIPQSGPQAPFALQTTHFPAQDARPITPTNNHAAQARDDISGVFATQTGLAAYIPMQEAQPVAPTHGQGNLIPQSGSPAPFMLEAARPITPTHGQGNLIPQSGPPAPFMSEAARPIAPINNQSTQLSEAAYPIAQINNQSMQLNLPSQPGPQAPTALEVTPAPSALPPIRTAESKEKFEPKSAVWADTLSRGLVNLNISGPKINPHADIGIDFDSMNRKEKRREDKKVSTAPVSITTMGKAMGSGSGIGRAGASSLAVPPNPMMGNGMGMGMGGMGMMGGAGMGMGMMGGSGMGMGMMGGAGMGMGMGMGGYGGSMNQPMGMGMNMGMNQGMMPQRPPMGGPLGGNGIPGAGYNPMMGMGNYGSQQPYGGGGGSGYSR, from the exons ATGAAAAAAGTGTTTGGTCAAACTGTTCGCGACCT GAAACGAGAGGTGAACAAGAAAGTTCTAAAGGTGCCTAACATAGAGCAGAAG ATTCTTGATGCAACCAGTAACGAGTCTTGGGGACCACATGGATCACTTCTGGCAGATATTGCACAGGCAACCAGGAATTA CCATgaataccagatgatcatgaatgTGATATGGAAGAGGATCAATGATACTGGAAAAAACTGGCGTCATGTTTACAAG GCACTGACTGTTTTAGAGTACCTAGTAGCACATGGATCTGAACGCGTGATTGATGAAATAAGGGAGCATGTCTACCAAATATCG ACTTTATCTGATTTCCAGTATATTGATTCAAGTGGAAGAGACCAGGGAAACAATGTCAGGAGGAAGTCCCAGAGTCTTGTGGTTCTGGTGAATGATAAAGAGAGAATATACGAACTTAGGCAAAAAGGTGCTGCTAGCCGGGACAA ATATCGAGGTGCAGGTTCAACTGGTAGGCCTGGAGGCTACAGTGACCATTGTGAGGATGATCGTTATGAGAGTCGCAATGCTAGTAGAGACGAAGATCGATATGGTAATGGAAAAGAAAGAGAATGGGGATATAAAGATGATGATAGATACAACAGAGACAGGGACTCATATGGTCGAGAGGGAGATCGGAGTAGTGTGTATTCTGATGAACATCATGGCAGAGATGGTTTTAGAGATGATGATTCTAGAGGAGGTCATGGTAATGATGATTATCAAGATGGTTCAAGAAACCGAAGCATCGATGATGATGACCGGTATTCATCTCG AAGTGGTGGTGGCAGAAGTGATAGTGTTCCACCAGAGGAAag GCAGCTGGAACGTAGGCCCTCTGAGCAGAGTATTAGCGCACCACCAAGCTATGAAGAAGCTACAAGAGATGCTCAAACCAATATGCAAGAAGCTAG GAATGGTGATGAATTTGTAGCAACTGCACCAAGAGCGTCTTCACCTCATGCACCTAAACCAAGCTCTCCTTCAGAAAGCACAACCCAAGGTTCTCCTTTTGCACCAACAGATGGTTCTCCTTTGAAAAGTACAATCCAAGGTTTAGGCCATGCCCCAGTAGGTGCATCTGCATCAGCAAACAACACTGACAAGAATGTTTTTGAAGATTTTGATCCACGTGGTTCAGTGTCAG TTGCTTCACCTGCAGTTGGCCCACCTGCTGCAAGTAGTCTGGAGATGGACTTATTTGGATCAGCATCAGCATTGGATTCTATTTATTCATTGGATATGATGCCTTTGCCTACGGCCACTAATGGTACTGGGGTTGATCTTCCAACAAATTCAGATCTTGGGGCAGATTTTATGGTGATGTCATCTGGTGCAATGAGCCAG CATGGTGAGAATCCTTTTGGTGATCTTCCTTTTATAGCTATCCATGAAAATTCCTCCAACCAGCTAGAGAGCTTTGCACATGTCACTTCCTTCAACTCTTCAATTTCCACTGGAGGTGCTGAAATTTTCCCACCTGAAGCTTCCGAGATACAAACAGCCACAGACTTTGATTTTGATGCTGCTTTTGGTGTTACATGCAATCCTCCATTGGATGGTCAACAAAGCTCTTATGGAAGTCCAGCGATTTTGACCCAGGAAGCTCCTCTGACTCAGGCAAGCAATGATATTTCAGGGATGCTTGCCACACAAACAGGATCAGCAGCCCTTAATCCCATGCAGGAAGCTCAACCTGCAGCACCAGCAGATGCACAACAAAATATTATTCCCCAGTCAGGtccacaagctccatttgcattacAGACAACTCATTTTCCTGCCCAGGATGCTCGTCCTATTACTCCAACAAATAATCATGCTGCCCAGGCTAGGGATGATATTTCTGGTGTTTTTGCCACACAAACAGGATTGGCAGCTTATATTCCCATGCAGGAAGCTCAACCTGTAGCACCAACACATGGGCAAGGAAATCTTATTCCTCAGTCAGGTTCACCAGCACCATTTATGTTAGAGGCAGCTCGTCCTATAACACCAACACATGGACAAGGAAATCTTATTCCTCAGTCAGGTCCACCAGCACCATTTATGTCAGAGGCAGCTCGTCCTATTGCTCCAATAAATAACCAATCCACCCAGTTGTCAGAGGCAGCTTATCCTATTGCTCAAATAAATAACCAGTCCATGCAGTTGAATCTTCCTTCGCAGCCCGGCCCTCAGGCTCCCACTGCCTTAGAAGTGACTCCTGCTCCATCAGCTTTACCACCTATAAGAACAGCTGAATCAAAGGAAAAGTTTGAACCCAAATCAGCAGTCTGGGCTGACACACTGAGTCGAGGTCTAGTGAATCTGAATATATCAGGAC CTAAAATCAATCCTCATGCGGATATTGGCATTGATTTTGATTCTATGAATCGGAaggagaaaagaagagaagataaGAAGGTTTCTACAGCACCGGTATCTATCACCACCATGGGCAAAGCTATGGGATCTGGCTCCGGCATTGGACGTGCTGGTGCAAGTTCCTTAGCGGTCCCTCCAAATCCCATGATGGGCAATGGTATGGGCATGGGCATGGGTGGAATGGGCATGATGGGTGGTGCTGGTATGGGAATGGGCATGATGGGTGGTTCCGGAATGGGAATGGGCATGATGGGCGGTGCCGGcatggggatggggatggggatgggtGGTTATGGTGGAAGCATGAATCAACCTATGGGCATGGGGATGAACATGGGAATGAACCAGGGAATGATGCCTCAACGACCGCCGATGGGAGGCCCGCTGGGTGGAAATGGTATTCCTGGGGCAGGCTACAACCCCATGATGGGCATGGGCAACTATGGATCTCAGCAACCATATGGTGGTGGAGGTGGAAGTGGATATAGCAGATGA
- the LOC103998567 gene encoding clathrin interactor EPSIN 2 isoform X1, whose translation MKKVFGQTVRDLKREVNKKVLKVPNIEQKILDATSNESWGPHGSLLADIAQATRNYHEYQMIMNVIWKRINDTGKNWRHVYKALTVLEYLVAHGSERVIDEIREHVYQISTLSDFQYIDSSGRDQGNNVRRKSQSLVVLVNDKERIYELRQKGAASRDKYRGAGSTGRPGGYSDHCEDDRYESRNASRDEDRYGNGKEREWGYKDDDRYNRDRDSYGREGDRSSVYSDEHHGRDGFRDDDSRGGHGNDDYQDGSRNRSIDDDDRYSSRSGGGRSDSVPPEERQLERRPSEQSISAPPSYEEATRDAQTNMQEASPIVRNGDEFVATAPRASSPHAPKPSSPSESTTQGSPFAPTDGSPLKSTIQGLGHAPVGASASANNTDKNVFEDFDPRGSVSVASPAVGPPAASSLEMDLFGSASALDSIYSLDMMPLPTATNGTGVDLPTNSDLGADFMVMSSGAMSQHGENPFGDLPFIAIHENSSNQLESFAHVTSFNSSISTGGAEIFPPEASEIQTATDFDFDAAFGVTCNPPLDGQQSSYGSPAILTQEAPLTQASNDISGMLATQTGSAALNPMQEAQPAAPADAQQNIIPQSGPQAPFALQTTHFPAQDARPITPTNNHAAQARDDISGVFATQTGLAAYIPMQEAQPVAPTHGQGNLIPQSGSPAPFMLEAARPITPTHGQGNLIPQSGPPAPFMSEAARPIAPINNQSTQLSEAAYPIAQINNQSMQLNLPSQPGPQAPTALEVTPAPSALPPIRTAESKEKFEPKSAVWADTLSRGLVNLNISGPKINPHADIGIDFDSMNRKEKRREDKKVSTAPVSITTMGKAMGSGSGIGRAGASSLAVPPNPMMGNGMGMGMGGMGMMGGAGMGMGMMGGSGMGMGMMGGAGMGMGMGMGGYGGSMNQPMGMGMNMGMNQGMMPQRPPMGGPLGGNGIPGAGYNPMMGMGNYGSQQPYGGGGGSGYSR comes from the exons ATGAAAAAAGTGTTTGGTCAAACTGTTCGCGACCT GAAACGAGAGGTGAACAAGAAAGTTCTAAAGGTGCCTAACATAGAGCAGAAG ATTCTTGATGCAACCAGTAACGAGTCTTGGGGACCACATGGATCACTTCTGGCAGATATTGCACAGGCAACCAGGAATTA CCATgaataccagatgatcatgaatgTGATATGGAAGAGGATCAATGATACTGGAAAAAACTGGCGTCATGTTTACAAG GCACTGACTGTTTTAGAGTACCTAGTAGCACATGGATCTGAACGCGTGATTGATGAAATAAGGGAGCATGTCTACCAAATATCG ACTTTATCTGATTTCCAGTATATTGATTCAAGTGGAAGAGACCAGGGAAACAATGTCAGGAGGAAGTCCCAGAGTCTTGTGGTTCTGGTGAATGATAAAGAGAGAATATACGAACTTAGGCAAAAAGGTGCTGCTAGCCGGGACAA ATATCGAGGTGCAGGTTCAACTGGTAGGCCTGGAGGCTACAGTGACCATTGTGAGGATGATCGTTATGAGAGTCGCAATGCTAGTAGAGACGAAGATCGATATGGTAATGGAAAAGAAAGAGAATGGGGATATAAAGATGATGATAGATACAACAGAGACAGGGACTCATATGGTCGAGAGGGAGATCGGAGTAGTGTGTATTCTGATGAACATCATGGCAGAGATGGTTTTAGAGATGATGATTCTAGAGGAGGTCATGGTAATGATGATTATCAAGATGGTTCAAGAAACCGAAGCATCGATGATGATGACCGGTATTCATCTCG AAGTGGTGGTGGCAGAAGTGATAGTGTTCCACCAGAGGAAag GCAGCTGGAACGTAGGCCCTCTGAGCAGAGTATTAGCGCACCACCAAGCTATGAAGAAGCTACAAGAGATGCTCAAACCAATATGCAAGAAGCTAG CCCCATTGTTAGGAATGGTGATGAATTTGTAGCAACTGCACCAAGAGCGTCTTCACCTCATGCACCTAAACCAAGCTCTCCTTCAGAAAGCACAACCCAAGGTTCTCCTTTTGCACCAACAGATGGTTCTCCTTTGAAAAGTACAATCCAAGGTTTAGGCCATGCCCCAGTAGGTGCATCTGCATCAGCAAACAACACTGACAAGAATGTTTTTGAAGATTTTGATCCACGTGGTTCAGTGTCAG TTGCTTCACCTGCAGTTGGCCCACCTGCTGCAAGTAGTCTGGAGATGGACTTATTTGGATCAGCATCAGCATTGGATTCTATTTATTCATTGGATATGATGCCTTTGCCTACGGCCACTAATGGTACTGGGGTTGATCTTCCAACAAATTCAGATCTTGGGGCAGATTTTATGGTGATGTCATCTGGTGCAATGAGCCAG CATGGTGAGAATCCTTTTGGTGATCTTCCTTTTATAGCTATCCATGAAAATTCCTCCAACCAGCTAGAGAGCTTTGCACATGTCACTTCCTTCAACTCTTCAATTTCCACTGGAGGTGCTGAAATTTTCCCACCTGAAGCTTCCGAGATACAAACAGCCACAGACTTTGATTTTGATGCTGCTTTTGGTGTTACATGCAATCCTCCATTGGATGGTCAACAAAGCTCTTATGGAAGTCCAGCGATTTTGACCCAGGAAGCTCCTCTGACTCAGGCAAGCAATGATATTTCAGGGATGCTTGCCACACAAACAGGATCAGCAGCCCTTAATCCCATGCAGGAAGCTCAACCTGCAGCACCAGCAGATGCACAACAAAATATTATTCCCCAGTCAGGtccacaagctccatttgcattacAGACAACTCATTTTCCTGCCCAGGATGCTCGTCCTATTACTCCAACAAATAATCATGCTGCCCAGGCTAGGGATGATATTTCTGGTGTTTTTGCCACACAAACAGGATTGGCAGCTTATATTCCCATGCAGGAAGCTCAACCTGTAGCACCAACACATGGGCAAGGAAATCTTATTCCTCAGTCAGGTTCACCAGCACCATTTATGTTAGAGGCAGCTCGTCCTATAACACCAACACATGGACAAGGAAATCTTATTCCTCAGTCAGGTCCACCAGCACCATTTATGTCAGAGGCAGCTCGTCCTATTGCTCCAATAAATAACCAATCCACCCAGTTGTCAGAGGCAGCTTATCCTATTGCTCAAATAAATAACCAGTCCATGCAGTTGAATCTTCCTTCGCAGCCCGGCCCTCAGGCTCCCACTGCCTTAGAAGTGACTCCTGCTCCATCAGCTTTACCACCTATAAGAACAGCTGAATCAAAGGAAAAGTTTGAACCCAAATCAGCAGTCTGGGCTGACACACTGAGTCGAGGTCTAGTGAATCTGAATATATCAGGAC CTAAAATCAATCCTCATGCGGATATTGGCATTGATTTTGATTCTATGAATCGGAaggagaaaagaagagaagataaGAAGGTTTCTACAGCACCGGTATCTATCACCACCATGGGCAAAGCTATGGGATCTGGCTCCGGCATTGGACGTGCTGGTGCAAGTTCCTTAGCGGTCCCTCCAAATCCCATGATGGGCAATGGTATGGGCATGGGCATGGGTGGAATGGGCATGATGGGTGGTGCTGGTATGGGAATGGGCATGATGGGTGGTTCCGGAATGGGAATGGGCATGATGGGCGGTGCCGGcatggggatggggatggggatgggtGGTTATGGTGGAAGCATGAATCAACCTATGGGCATGGGGATGAACATGGGAATGAACCAGGGAATGATGCCTCAACGACCGCCGATGGGAGGCCCGCTGGGTGGAAATGGTATTCCTGGGGCAGGCTACAACCCCATGATGGGCATGGGCAACTATGGATCTCAGCAACCATATGGTGGTGGAGGTGGAAGTGGATATAGCAGATGA
- the LOC103998567 gene encoding clathrin interactor EPSIN 2 isoform X3, with the protein MKKVFGQTVRDLKREVNKKVLKVPNIEQKILDATSNESWGPHGSLLADIAQATRNYHEYQMIMNVIWKRINDTGKNWRHVYKALTVLEYLVAHGSERVIDEIREHVYQISTLSDFQYIDSSGRDQGNNVRRKSQSLVVLVNDKERIYELRQKGAASRDKYRGAGSTGRPGGYSDHCEDDRYESRNASRDEDRYGNGKEREWGYKDDDRYNRDRDSYGREGDRSSVYSDEHHGRDGFRDDDSRGGHGNDDYQDGSRNRSIDDDDRYSSRSGGGRSDSVPPEERQLERRPSEQSISAPPSYEEATRDAQTNMQEASPIVRNGDEFVATAPRASSPHAPKPSSPSESTTQGSPFAPTDGSPLKSTIQGLGHAPVGASASANNTDKNVFEDFDPRGSVSVGPPAASSLEMDLFGSASALDSIYSLDMMPLPTATNGTGVDLPTNSDLGADFMVMSSGAMSQHGENPFGDLPFIAIHENSSNQLESFAHVTSFNSSISTGGAEIFPPEASEIQTATDFDFDAAFGVTCNPPLDGQQSSYGSPAILTQEAPLTQASNDISGMLATQTGSAALNPMQEAQPAAPADAQQNIIPQSGPQAPFALQTTHFPAQDARPITPTNNHAAQARDDISGVFATQTGLAAYIPMQEAQPVAPTHGQGNLIPQSGSPAPFMLEAARPITPTHGQGNLIPQSGPPAPFMSEAARPIAPINNQSTQLSEAAYPIAQINNQSMQLNLPSQPGPQAPTALEVTPAPSALPPIRTAESKEKFEPKSAVWADTLSRGLVNLNISGPKINPHADIGIDFDSMNRKEKRREDKKVSTAPVSITTMGKAMGSGSGIGRAGASSLAVPPNPMMGNGMGMGMGGMGMMGGAGMGMGMMGGSGMGMGMMGGAGMGMGMGMGGYGGSMNQPMGMGMNMGMNQGMMPQRPPMGGPLGGNGIPGAGYNPMMGMGNYGSQQPYGGGGGSGYSR; encoded by the exons ATGAAAAAAGTGTTTGGTCAAACTGTTCGCGACCT GAAACGAGAGGTGAACAAGAAAGTTCTAAAGGTGCCTAACATAGAGCAGAAG ATTCTTGATGCAACCAGTAACGAGTCTTGGGGACCACATGGATCACTTCTGGCAGATATTGCACAGGCAACCAGGAATTA CCATgaataccagatgatcatgaatgTGATATGGAAGAGGATCAATGATACTGGAAAAAACTGGCGTCATGTTTACAAG GCACTGACTGTTTTAGAGTACCTAGTAGCACATGGATCTGAACGCGTGATTGATGAAATAAGGGAGCATGTCTACCAAATATCG ACTTTATCTGATTTCCAGTATATTGATTCAAGTGGAAGAGACCAGGGAAACAATGTCAGGAGGAAGTCCCAGAGTCTTGTGGTTCTGGTGAATGATAAAGAGAGAATATACGAACTTAGGCAAAAAGGTGCTGCTAGCCGGGACAA ATATCGAGGTGCAGGTTCAACTGGTAGGCCTGGAGGCTACAGTGACCATTGTGAGGATGATCGTTATGAGAGTCGCAATGCTAGTAGAGACGAAGATCGATATGGTAATGGAAAAGAAAGAGAATGGGGATATAAAGATGATGATAGATACAACAGAGACAGGGACTCATATGGTCGAGAGGGAGATCGGAGTAGTGTGTATTCTGATGAACATCATGGCAGAGATGGTTTTAGAGATGATGATTCTAGAGGAGGTCATGGTAATGATGATTATCAAGATGGTTCAAGAAACCGAAGCATCGATGATGATGACCGGTATTCATCTCG AAGTGGTGGTGGCAGAAGTGATAGTGTTCCACCAGAGGAAag GCAGCTGGAACGTAGGCCCTCTGAGCAGAGTATTAGCGCACCACCAAGCTATGAAGAAGCTACAAGAGATGCTCAAACCAATATGCAAGAAGCTAG CCCCATTGTTAGGAATGGTGATGAATTTGTAGCAACTGCACCAAGAGCGTCTTCACCTCATGCACCTAAACCAAGCTCTCCTTCAGAAAGCACAACCCAAGGTTCTCCTTTTGCACCAACAGATGGTTCTCCTTTGAAAAGTACAATCCAAGGTTTAGGCCATGCCCCAGTAGGTGCATCTGCATCAGCAAACAACACTGACAAGAATGTTTTTGAAGATTTTGATCCACGTGGTTCAGTGTCAG TTGGCCCACCTGCTGCAAGTAGTCTGGAGATGGACTTATTTGGATCAGCATCAGCATTGGATTCTATTTATTCATTGGATATGATGCCTTTGCCTACGGCCACTAATGGTACTGGGGTTGATCTTCCAACAAATTCAGATCTTGGGGCAGATTTTATGGTGATGTCATCTGGTGCAATGAGCCAG CATGGTGAGAATCCTTTTGGTGATCTTCCTTTTATAGCTATCCATGAAAATTCCTCCAACCAGCTAGAGAGCTTTGCACATGTCACTTCCTTCAACTCTTCAATTTCCACTGGAGGTGCTGAAATTTTCCCACCTGAAGCTTCCGAGATACAAACAGCCACAGACTTTGATTTTGATGCTGCTTTTGGTGTTACATGCAATCCTCCATTGGATGGTCAACAAAGCTCTTATGGAAGTCCAGCGATTTTGACCCAGGAAGCTCCTCTGACTCAGGCAAGCAATGATATTTCAGGGATGCTTGCCACACAAACAGGATCAGCAGCCCTTAATCCCATGCAGGAAGCTCAACCTGCAGCACCAGCAGATGCACAACAAAATATTATTCCCCAGTCAGGtccacaagctccatttgcattacAGACAACTCATTTTCCTGCCCAGGATGCTCGTCCTATTACTCCAACAAATAATCATGCTGCCCAGGCTAGGGATGATATTTCTGGTGTTTTTGCCACACAAACAGGATTGGCAGCTTATATTCCCATGCAGGAAGCTCAACCTGTAGCACCAACACATGGGCAAGGAAATCTTATTCCTCAGTCAGGTTCACCAGCACCATTTATGTTAGAGGCAGCTCGTCCTATAACACCAACACATGGACAAGGAAATCTTATTCCTCAGTCAGGTCCACCAGCACCATTTATGTCAGAGGCAGCTCGTCCTATTGCTCCAATAAATAACCAATCCACCCAGTTGTCAGAGGCAGCTTATCCTATTGCTCAAATAAATAACCAGTCCATGCAGTTGAATCTTCCTTCGCAGCCCGGCCCTCAGGCTCCCACTGCCTTAGAAGTGACTCCTGCTCCATCAGCTTTACCACCTATAAGAACAGCTGAATCAAAGGAAAAGTTTGAACCCAAATCAGCAGTCTGGGCTGACACACTGAGTCGAGGTCTAGTGAATCTGAATATATCAGGAC CTAAAATCAATCCTCATGCGGATATTGGCATTGATTTTGATTCTATGAATCGGAaggagaaaagaagagaagataaGAAGGTTTCTACAGCACCGGTATCTATCACCACCATGGGCAAAGCTATGGGATCTGGCTCCGGCATTGGACGTGCTGGTGCAAGTTCCTTAGCGGTCCCTCCAAATCCCATGATGGGCAATGGTATGGGCATGGGCATGGGTGGAATGGGCATGATGGGTGGTGCTGGTATGGGAATGGGCATGATGGGTGGTTCCGGAATGGGAATGGGCATGATGGGCGGTGCCGGcatggggatggggatggggatgggtGGTTATGGTGGAAGCATGAATCAACCTATGGGCATGGGGATGAACATGGGAATGAACCAGGGAATGATGCCTCAACGACCGCCGATGGGAGGCCCGCTGGGTGGAAATGGTATTCCTGGGGCAGGCTACAACCCCATGATGGGCATGGGCAACTATGGATCTCAGCAACCATATGGTGGTGGAGGTGGAAGTGGATATAGCAGATGA